Proteins encoded by one window of Candidatus Nitrosocosmicus hydrocola:
- a CDS encoding GNAT family N-acetyltransferase, protein MTAAKEHNVRLRPGVIDDAKEVGKIIYEAFSAIADKHGFPREFPTIDIGINVATLFLSNPRFYSVIAEDTDGIGNKIVGSNFLDERSALVAGVGPITIDPKSQNKGIGRQLMGNIMQRARSKNYPAIRLLQASYHNRSLALYTSLGFDVREPISTLQGKPIQVVIPGRTVRLATESDLDSCNAICRAIHGHDRNGELRDSVNQGVAKVVLHGEKITGYTSGLTYFNHTVGFTNDDLKALIASETTTDSYGGPGILIPTRNAELFRWCIANKLKLIHQLNLMTIGMYNEPSGCYMPSILY, encoded by the coding sequence TTGACCGCTGCTAAAGAGCATAATGTAAGATTGAGACCTGGAGTCATCGATGATGCTAAGGAGGTCGGAAAAATAATTTATGAGGCATTTTCAGCAATTGCAGATAAACATGGTTTTCCTCGCGAGTTTCCCACCATTGATATTGGAATAAATGTAGCAACCTTATTTCTCTCTAATCCCAGATTCTATTCGGTTATTGCCGAAGATACAGACGGAATTGGTAACAAGATTGTAGGAAGCAATTTTTTAGATGAAAGGTCAGCTCTAGTAGCAGGGGTTGGACCCATAACAATTGATCCAAAGTCTCAGAATAAAGGAATAGGTCGTCAGTTAATGGGTAATATTATGCAAAGAGCTAGAAGCAAAAACTATCCTGCAATCCGTTTGCTCCAAGCGTCTTATCATAATAGATCACTTGCATTGTACACTAGCTTGGGATTTGATGTTAGAGAACCAATTTCAACTTTGCAGGGAAAACCGATTCAAGTGGTTATTCCTGGAAGAACAGTACGGTTAGCAACTGAGTCGGATTTGGATTCATGTAATGCAATTTGCAGAGCAATTCATGGTCATGATAGAAATGGTGAGCTAAGAGATAGTGTAAATCAAGGTGTTGCCAAAGTGGTCTTACATGGTGAAAAAATTACAGGTTATACAAGCGGATTAACATATTTTAACCACACTGTTGGTTTTACTAATGATGACCTCAAGGCTCTTATTGCCTCAGAAACAACAACCGATTCTTATGGGGGACCAGGTATTCTTATTCCAACTCGAAATGCAGAGTTATTTCGATGGTGTATTGCAAACAAGCTAAAACTAATCCATCAACTCAACCTTATGACTATTGGAATGTATAACGAACCTTCTGGATGCTACATGCCCTCTATTCTATATTGA
- a CDS encoding cytochrome P450, giving the protein MVKVEIIYPPGPTSKVPGKILRQFLRDPLKTFTDIASKYGDISHFRLGNKNSYLINNPDYIEKILIYDHRIFKKGQRLQTAKRMLGEGLVTSEGKMHDNQKKFIHPFFIPKKINSFGPIMSEYAIEMCDQWKNGSVIDIHKEMTTVTFSIICKAMMDYDMRTSEDAQKFVNSFTFLKKYSNRLQHPLGRILDNISILPKVAENRKAEKTMNDIVYQLISQKRNDTSNNSTVNSKSTSNSENKVDLLSGLLEIQEQQQRIGKTKANDDGGFNDETSNMADKQIRDHLITMLIAGHETTANVLTWTFYLLAQHPEIEQRVFEEIDSMLRIQTQQKTTSENRTRKSNRSYRNVTSSDVPKLKYVEKVFREAMRLYPPVWTIGRIVEEEYKIGDYTIPKESALFMSQYVMHRNPKYYDNPELFNPDRWTDEFKRRLPRFSYFPFGGGLRGCIGEPFAWQEGIMLIATISSYWKMNLQPDQKVKIDHGATLNPKNGIKMILEARN; this is encoded by the coding sequence ATGGTAAAAGTAGAGATTATATATCCGCCCGGTCCCACATCCAAAGTTCCAGGAAAAATACTTCGTCAGTTTTTACGCGATCCATTAAAAACGTTTACCGATATCGCATCAAAATATGGTGATATATCACATTTCAGATTAGGAAATAAAAATTCATATCTAATTAACAATCCTGACTATATTGAAAAAATTCTCATTTATGATCATCGAATCTTTAAAAAAGGTCAACGATTACAAACTGCAAAAAGAATGCTTGGTGAAGGACTAGTAACTAGCGAAGGAAAAATGCATGACAATCAAAAAAAGTTCATTCATCCGTTCTTTATACCAAAAAAGATTAATTCATTTGGACCAATCATGAGCGAATATGCTATTGAAATGTGCGACCAGTGGAAAAATGGTTCCGTAATAGATATCCATAAGGAGATGACAACCGTCACATTTTCAATAATTTGCAAAGCAATGATGGATTACGATATGAGAACCTCAGAGGACGCACAAAAATTTGTAAATTCATTTACTTTCTTAAAGAAATATTCCAATCGACTGCAACACCCACTTGGACGTATCCTAGATAATATTTCAATATTGCCAAAAGTGGCAGAGAATAGAAAGGCAGAAAAAACTATGAATGACATTGTATATCAATTGATATCTCAAAAGCGAAATGATACTTCAAATAACAGTACAGTAAATTCAAAATCCACTTCGAACTCTGAAAACAAAGTTGATTTACTATCGGGATTATTGGAAATACAAGAACAGCAACAACGTATTGGCAAAACCAAAGCTAATGATGATGGCGGTTTCAATGACGAAACTTCGAATATGGCGGATAAGCAGATTCGAGATCATCTTATAACAATGCTTATTGCAGGACATGAAACCACAGCAAATGTTTTGACTTGGACTTTTTATTTACTAGCGCAACATCCTGAAATAGAACAAAGGGTTTTTGAAGAAATCGATTCTATGCTAAGGATTCAAACACAACAAAAGACAACGTCTGAAAATAGAACAAGAAAATCAAATCGCTCATATAGAAACGTTACTTCATCAGATGTTCCAAAATTAAAATATGTAGAAAAAGTGTTTAGAGAAGCAATGCGTCTTTATCCACCAGTATGGACCATAGGCAGGATAGTCGAAGAAGAATACAAGATTGGCGATTACACTATTCCCAAGGAGTCTGCTTTGTTTATGAGTCAATATGTTATGCATCGTAACCCAAAATATTATGACAATCCCGAACTTTTTAATCCGGACAGGTGGACTGATGAATTTAAAAGACGTCTTCCTAGATTTAGTTATTTTCCTTTCGGAGGCGGTTTAAGGGGGTGTATTGGAGAACCATTTGCCTGGCAAGAAGGAATAATGCTTATCGCAACCATATCCAGCTATTGGAAAATGAATCTACAACCTGACCAAAAAGTGAAAATAGACCATGGAGCAACATTAAATCCAAAGAATGGAATCAAAATGATATTGGAGGCAAGGAATTAA
- a CDS encoding FAD-dependent oxidoreductase, translating to MSNDSKGLPLTRSHVEQIFPKLTAKQIARIQERGHTRSVKAGEVLVEQGDNKVSFFVIVSGEIEILRPSGTVETLITVHGPGQFTGEVNMLSGRRALFRARVTKSGNVIEMDRQLMMTLLQSDPEIGDILMRAFILRRVELVAAGVGDVVLIGSPNSARTFQIKEFLMRNGHPYNYIDLERDAEVQHLLDSYHVDANEIPVLICQGKLVLRNPTNQEIANCLGFNEPINQTTVRDLIIIGAGPSGLAAAVYGASEGLDVLVLETSLPGGQAGSSSRIENYLGFPTGVSGQELANRAYTQAQKFGADILITKGVRLSCGGKPYIVENESGARIPTRTIIIATGAEYRKPELQNLERFEGMGVYYGATFLESQFCKGEEIVVIGGGNSAGQAAVFLADSARRVHMLVRSAGLAESMSRYLIRRIEDNPKIALHTNTEIVSLNGDHHLQSVQWQNRKTKEIKKHQISNVFVMAGASPNTAWLDGCVKLDPNGFIKTGSELLPEQLNMMNWSIARQPYPFETNLPGIFAVGDVRSGSIKRVASAVGEGSIAISFVHKVLQE from the coding sequence ATGAGCAACGATTCCAAAGGACTTCCTCTGACTAGATCTCATGTCGAGCAAATCTTTCCTAAATTAACTGCTAAACAGATTGCCCGAATACAAGAGCGAGGTCATACCCGTTCAGTAAAAGCTGGCGAAGTCTTAGTCGAGCAGGGCGATAACAAAGTTTCTTTTTTTGTAATAGTATCCGGCGAGATAGAGATTCTTCGTCCTTCAGGCACTGTTGAGACACTTATCACTGTGCATGGTCCAGGCCAGTTTACTGGTGAGGTCAATATGCTCTCTGGACGCAGGGCTCTCTTTCGAGCACGCGTTACAAAATCTGGTAATGTTATTGAAATGGATCGTCAACTTATGATGACTTTGCTACAAAGCGACCCAGAGATAGGAGATATTTTGATGCGGGCATTCATTCTTCGCAGAGTGGAATTAGTAGCCGCTGGAGTTGGAGATGTTGTTCTTATTGGTTCACCCAATTCTGCCCGTACTTTTCAGATCAAAGAATTTCTCATGCGAAACGGACACCCATACAACTACATAGACCTTGAACGCGATGCAGAGGTGCAACACCTATTGGATAGTTACCATGTTGATGCCAATGAAATACCCGTCCTGATCTGCCAAGGAAAGTTGGTCTTACGGAATCCCACTAACCAGGAGATCGCTAATTGTTTGGGGTTCAATGAGCCAATTAATCAAACGACTGTCAGAGATCTCATTATTATTGGTGCAGGTCCCTCTGGACTAGCTGCAGCAGTGTATGGGGCTTCTGAAGGACTTGATGTATTAGTATTAGAAACAAGCTTACCAGGCGGCCAAGCGGGATCAAGTTCTAGAATCGAAAATTACTTGGGATTTCCAACTGGTGTCTCTGGTCAGGAGCTTGCAAATCGAGCTTATACTCAAGCGCAAAAATTTGGGGCAGATATACTCATCACCAAAGGAGTAAGACTCTCGTGCGGCGGTAAACCCTACATAGTGGAAAATGAAAGCGGAGCCCGAATACCCACCCGTACTATCATAATTGCGACTGGGGCAGAATACAGGAAACCGGAACTACAAAACTTGGAACGATTTGAAGGTATGGGGGTCTATTATGGAGCAACCTTTTTGGAATCACAGTTTTGTAAAGGAGAAGAAATAGTTGTGATTGGTGGAGGAAACTCGGCTGGTCAGGCTGCCGTATTTTTGGCCGATTCAGCAAGACGTGTACATATGCTCGTTAGATCTGCAGGATTGGCTGAGAGCATGTCGCGCTACCTTATACGCCGTATAGAAGATAATCCCAAGATAGCACTACATACCAACACGGAGATTGTTTCACTCAATGGGGATCATCACCTCCAATCTGTTCAATGGCAAAACCGCAAAACTAAGGAAATAAAGAAGCATCAAATTAGTAATGTATTTGTAATGGCTGGGGCCTCTCCCAACACAGCGTGGCTTGATGGCTGTGTGAAACTTGATCCAAATGGTTTTATCAAGACTGGTTCTGAACTGTTACCAGAACAACTAAATATGATGAATTGGTCCATTGCCCGACAGCCATATCCCTTTGAAACCAATCTTCCTGGAATATTTGCAGTGGGCGATGTTCGTTCGGGCAGTATCAAACGAGTTGCTTCAGCTGTTGGAGAAGGATCAATTGCGATCTCATTTGTTCATAAGGTTCTTCAAGAATGA
- a CDS encoding alpha/beta hydrolase produces the protein MSNFDYSTVEQNTLKFLKSLQGPPLYTLTPKDARAVLSGVQSNHDQIPPADVEDHTIPNGLDGEISLKIVRPRGSKNENLPVVMYFHGGGWVLGGFDTHQRLLSELANGAHAAIVYVNYSPSPEAKYPTSIEEAYSATKWIAENGQNLNLDTAKIAVAGDSVGGNMATVVVMLAKERNGPTIIFQLLFYPVTDASFDTDSYIKYQEGFFLTRDAMKWFWNNYLSSDVNRKDPTISPLQASIEQISKMPRTLIIVGENDVLRDEGEAYAHKLMQAGVQTTATRYLGTIHDFVMLNPVTNTPAARGAIKQALEVLKEVLSS, from the coding sequence ATGAGTAATTTTGATTATTCTACAGTAGAACAAAATACTCTTAAATTCTTAAAATCATTGCAAGGACCTCCACTTTATACCTTAACTCCTAAGGATGCACGTGCAGTTTTGTCTGGTGTACAATCAAATCATGATCAAATACCTCCTGCAGATGTAGAAGATCACACAATTCCAAATGGACTTGATGGAGAAATATCTTTAAAAATAGTTAGACCGCGTGGCAGCAAAAATGAAAATCTACCGGTTGTAATGTATTTCCATGGCGGGGGATGGGTTTTAGGTGGATTTGATACTCATCAGCGTTTGCTAAGTGAACTTGCGAATGGTGCACATGCTGCCATAGTATACGTTAATTATTCACCATCTCCCGAAGCAAAATATCCAACTTCAATAGAAGAGGCATATAGTGCAACTAAGTGGATCGCAGAAAATGGTCAAAATCTGAACCTAGATACAGCTAAAATTGCTGTGGCAGGCGATAGTGTAGGAGGAAATATGGCTACCGTAGTTGTAATGCTAGCAAAAGAACGTAATGGTCCTACCATAATTTTCCAATTACTCTTTTATCCCGTAACTGATGCAAGTTTTGATACTGATTCCTATATTAAATACCAGGAAGGATTTTTTCTTACACGCGATGCAATGAAATGGTTTTGGAATAATTATCTTTCAAGCGATGTCAATAGAAAAGACCCGACTATTTCCCCTTTACAAGCATCAATTGAACAAATTAGTAAAATGCCGCGCACACTTATCATAGTAGGAGAAAATGACGTACTACGTGATGAGGGCGAAGCTTATGCCCATAAACTGATGCAGGCTGGAGTTCAAACTACTGCAACACGATATCTAGGTACTATCCATGACTTTGTAATGTTGAATCCGGTTACTAATACTCCTGCTGCAAGGGGAGCGATCAAGCAAGCATTGGAGGTATTAAAAGAGGTATTATCCTCATAA